Proteins encoded in a region of the Acidobacteriota bacterium genome:
- a CDS encoding acetylornithine/succinylornithine family transaminase: protein MTSPLSIESGARDSQVKALEQEHLLQTYRRAPVVFRRGEGVYLYDNRGQRYLDLISGIGVVSLGHANPALAAALADQARTLIHTSNLYYHELQGQVAALLTALSGLPRVFICNSGTEAVEACLKFARRFWYTSGDRRRNGFVALEHGFHGRTIGSLSVTWDEHYRAPFEPLLGNVTWVPASDADALDAAVSSTTAAIIVEAVQGEGGIRPLSAEMAAALERSRDRTGALIIADEVQCGLGRTGSTFAYQRLGIHPDLAAVGKALGAGVSVGAALVSQPVASAISFGDHGTTYGGNLLACRAALVFLEALTSGGLQEHIREVGGQFGEGLRALAVKHPMVREVRGAGLMWGLDLKVDAAPVIDAALERGLLVNRTAGTVVRMLPPFVITSAELDQALVLLDGVLADIAREAVTS from the coding sequence ATGACGTCTCCACTGTCCATCGAATCTGGCGCACGGGATTCTCAGGTGAAGGCGCTCGAACAAGAGCACCTTCTCCAGACGTATCGCCGGGCTCCGGTCGTCTTCAGGCGCGGTGAAGGCGTCTACCTCTACGACAACCGCGGCCAGCGCTATCTTGATCTGATCTCGGGCATCGGCGTCGTATCGCTGGGTCACGCCAATCCCGCCCTGGCGGCCGCACTGGCGGATCAGGCCCGGACGCTGATCCACACGTCGAACCTCTACTACCACGAACTGCAGGGTCAGGTCGCTGCCCTGCTCACCGCGCTCTCTGGCCTTCCGCGTGTCTTCATCTGCAACAGCGGCACGGAAGCGGTCGAGGCGTGCCTGAAATTCGCGCGCCGGTTCTGGTACACCTCGGGCGATCGCCGGCGGAATGGATTCGTGGCGCTCGAGCACGGATTCCACGGCCGGACCATCGGCTCGCTGTCGGTGACCTGGGACGAACACTACCGCGCGCCCTTCGAGCCGCTGCTCGGCAACGTGACGTGGGTCCCGGCCAGCGACGCCGACGCGCTCGACGCGGCGGTGTCGTCGACCACAGCCGCCATCATCGTGGAAGCCGTGCAGGGAGAAGGCGGCATCCGGCCGCTCAGCGCGGAGATGGCCGCCGCCCTCGAGCGCTCGCGCGACCGCACCGGCGCGTTGATCATCGCAGACGAGGTCCAGTGCGGTCTCGGGCGGACGGGCAGCACGTTCGCGTACCAGCGCCTGGGCATCCATCCTGATCTTGCGGCCGTCGGCAAAGCCCTCGGTGCGGGCGTGTCGGTCGGTGCCGCACTGGTGTCGCAGCCGGTGGCGTCAGCGATCTCCTTTGGCGACCACGGCACGACCTACGGCGGGAACCTCCTGGCGTGCCGGGCGGCGCTCGTCTTTCTCGAGGCGCTCACCAGCGGCGGCCTGCAGGAGCACATCCGCGAAGTCGGCGGACAGTTCGGCGAGGGCTTGCGGGCGCTGGCCGTGAAGCACCCGATGGTTCGCGAGGTTCGCGGCGCCGGCCTCATGTGGGGGCTTGATCTGAAGGTCGATGCGGCCCCCGTCATCGATGCGGCGCTCGAGCGCGGATTGCTCGTCAATCGGACGGCGGGCACGGTGGTGCGCATGCTTCCGCCGTTTGTGATCACCTCCGCCGAGTTGGACCAGGCACTGGTGCTGCTGGACGGCGTGCTCGCCGACATCGCGAGAGAGGCGGTCACGTCATGA
- a CDS encoding argininosuccinate synthase: MAKERVVLAYSGGLDTSVAVPWLAETYDAEVVCVTMDLGQGKELESVRERALAAGAVRAHVLDVRDEFADQYILPALQAGAIYEGQYPLATALGRPLIARKLVEIARIEGARSIAHGCTGKGNDQVRLDVSARALEPGIRVIAPAREWGMTRPAEIEYARTRGIPVPVTVASPYSTDANLWGRSIECGVIEDPWVEPPDDVYTLTKDPSECPDEPAYVELAFERGVPTAVTGVSMPFTEIIASIATIAGAHGVGRIDMVENRLVGIKSREIYEAPAAVVLHAAHRDLENLVCPRDLTRIKQDLSLKYADLVYNGLWFSPVREAIDAFVATIQPRVTGAIRLKLFKGACRVVGRQSPFALYDHGLATYDEGDTFDHTAAVGFIKLYGLPVETVSRKWGLAGRTTVEEPKAI; this comes from the coding sequence ATGGCGAAGGAACGGGTTGTGCTGGCGTACTCGGGCGGGTTGGACACGTCGGTGGCTGTGCCGTGGCTCGCGGAGACGTACGACGCCGAGGTGGTCTGCGTCACGATGGATCTTGGGCAGGGCAAAGAACTCGAATCGGTCCGCGAGCGCGCGCTGGCGGCTGGCGCCGTTCGGGCGCACGTGCTCGACGTGCGCGACGAATTCGCCGACCAATACATCCTCCCGGCACTGCAGGCCGGCGCGATCTACGAAGGCCAGTATCCGCTCGCCACCGCGCTCGGCCGGCCGCTCATCGCGCGCAAACTGGTCGAGATCGCACGCATCGAGGGCGCCAGGTCCATCGCCCACGGGTGCACCGGCAAGGGCAACGATCAGGTGCGTCTCGACGTGTCCGCGCGCGCGCTCGAGCCTGGGATCCGCGTGATTGCGCCGGCCCGCGAGTGGGGCATGACGCGTCCGGCCGAGATTGAGTATGCCCGCACGCGCGGCATCCCGGTGCCTGTCACGGTCGCCAGTCCCTATAGCACCGACGCCAACCTCTGGGGGCGGTCGATTGAGTGCGGCGTGATCGAGGACCCGTGGGTCGAACCGCCAGACGATGTCTACACGCTCACGAAAGATCCGTCCGAGTGTCCCGACGAGCCGGCCTACGTCGAACTCGCATTCGAGCGGGGCGTGCCGACGGCCGTCACCGGCGTGTCGATGCCATTCACCGAGATCATCGCCAGCATCGCGACAATCGCCGGTGCCCATGGCGTGGGCCGGATCGACATGGTCGAGAACCGGCTGGTCGGCATCAAGTCACGGGAGATCTACGAGGCGCCCGCGGCCGTCGTGCTGCACGCGGCGCACCGGGACCTCGAGAACCTCGTCTGCCCGCGCGATCTCACCAGGATCAAGCAGGACCTGTCGCTCAAGTACGCGGACCTCGTGTACAACGGGCTCTGGTTCTCGCCTGTGCGCGAGGCGATCGATGCGTTCGTGGCCACGATCCAGCCCCGAGTGACCGGCGCGATTCGCCTCAAGCTCTTCAAGGGCGCCTGTCGCGTGGTTGGCCGGCAGTCGCCGTTCGCGCTCTACGATCATGGGCTGGCCACGTATGACGAGGGCGACACGTTTGACCATACGGCCGCGGTGGGCTTCATCAAGCTCTACGGCCTGCCGGTGGAGACGGTCTCACGCAAGTGGGGACTGGCCGGGAGAACGACTGTAGAAGAGCCGAAGGCCATCTGA
- a CDS encoding GNAT family N-acetyltransferase encodes MIVLPVLATVPQAAAPDLRPPPDTGAPEVRLATVGDAPFIHGLIARYQHAGHLLPRSPGDTVTHASRFVVAIKDGTVLACAELAPLSRGVAEVRSLVVDEAARGLGVGRMVIEQLRRRARSVHYGTLCAFTHDPRFFVRLGFSIVPHSWLPEKVSADCWSCALFQKCGQYAMVDTRVGPRPATAVFGEIFS; translated from the coding sequence ATGATCGTGCTTCCCGTCCTCGCCACGGTGCCGCAGGCCGCGGCGCCAGACTTGCGGCCGCCGCCCGATACCGGCGCGCCCGAGGTGCGACTGGCCACGGTCGGCGATGCGCCGTTCATCCATGGCCTGATCGCGCGTTATCAGCACGCCGGACATCTGCTGCCCCGCTCGCCTGGCGACACGGTGACGCACGCGTCGCGCTTTGTCGTCGCCATCAAGGATGGCACGGTGCTCGCCTGCGCCGAACTGGCCCCCCTCAGCCGCGGCGTCGCCGAAGTGCGGTCACTGGTGGTGGATGAGGCGGCGCGCGGCCTGGGTGTGGGCCGGATGGTCATCGAGCAACTGAGGCGCCGCGCGCGCAGCGTCCACTATGGAACACTCTGCGCATTCACGCACGACCCGCGCTTCTTCGTCAGACTGGGCTTTTCAATCGTGCCGCACTCCTGGCTGCCCGAGAAGGTGTCGGCCGATTGCTGGAGCTGCGCGCTCTTCCAGAAATGCGGCCAGTACGCAATGGTTGACACGCGGGTCGGCCCGCGTCCTGCAACGGCGGTCTTCGGGGAGATCTTCTCGTGA
- the argJ gene encoding bifunctional glutamate N-acetyltransferase/amino-acid acetyltransferase ArgJ, whose amino-acid sequence MNTFVPPGVTIDHVPGGITAPSGFRVAACASGIKKTGGLDLALIVSDAPASAAGVFTTNRAQAASVLVSREHLAASGGLASAIIVNSGCANACTGPEGLAVARGSAAFVASAVGCRTEQVLVASTGVIGVQLDLDKIKSGTTLAARALSRDAHHEAALAIMTTDREPKETAVRVLTAAGAFHIGGIAKGAGMIEPHMATMLGFLTTDASVDPAVLRRALVEAAEVTFNAISVDGDTSTNDTVFLLANGASAVVIEGNLYQALVAGLVEVCGFLARAIVRGGEGATKLVSITASGAATPEDARRAAQVIANSLLVKTAIHGADPNWGRLVAAAGRAGVAFDVERAQVRVGPVVLFSGGIPHDDRAPEAASYLAGSEIDIEVNLGGGGSSSATVWTCDLSAEYVRINAEYRT is encoded by the coding sequence GTGAACACGTTCGTCCCGCCCGGCGTCACGATCGATCACGTCCCGGGCGGCATCACCGCGCCATCCGGCTTTCGCGTCGCGGCCTGCGCATCCGGCATCAAGAAAACCGGAGGACTCGACCTCGCGCTGATCGTCTCCGACGCTCCGGCATCGGCCGCCGGCGTCTTTACGACCAACAGAGCCCAGGCCGCCTCGGTGCTCGTCTCCCGCGAGCATCTCGCCGCGTCTGGCGGCCTCGCCTCCGCCATCATCGTCAACAGCGGATGCGCGAACGCCTGCACCGGGCCCGAAGGGCTGGCCGTCGCGCGGGGGTCGGCCGCTTTCGTCGCGTCGGCCGTCGGCTGTCGGACCGAACAGGTACTGGTCGCCTCGACGGGCGTCATCGGCGTGCAACTGGACCTCGACAAGATCAAGAGCGGGACGACGCTGGCCGCCAGGGCGCTCTCCCGTGACGCCCATCACGAGGCGGCGCTTGCCATCATGACGACGGACCGCGAGCCGAAGGAAACAGCGGTCAGGGTGTTGACGGCGGCGGGGGCGTTTCATATTGGCGGGATCGCCAAAGGCGCCGGCATGATCGAGCCGCACATGGCAACCATGCTCGGATTCCTGACGACCGACGCGTCGGTCGATCCGGCAGTCCTGCGACGGGCGCTGGTCGAGGCGGCCGAAGTCACGTTCAACGCGATCAGCGTCGATGGCGACACGTCAACCAACGACACCGTCTTCCTGCTCGCGAACGGGGCGAGCGCGGTCGTCATCGAAGGCAACCTGTATCAGGCGCTCGTGGCCGGGCTCGTAGAGGTATGCGGCTTCCTCGCAAGGGCGATTGTCCGCGGCGGCGAGGGGGCGACCAAGCTGGTGTCGATCACCGCGAGCGGGGCCGCAACCCCTGAAGACGCCAGGCGGGCAGCCCAGGTGATTGCCAATTCGCTGCTCGTGAAGACCGCGATCCACGGAGCCGATCCCAACTGGGGCCGGTTGGTCGCCGCTGCCGGCCGGGCCGGTGTCGCGTTTGACGTCGAGCGGGCGCAGGTTCGGGTCGGGCCTGTTGTGCTGTTCAGCGGCGGCATCCCCCATGACGACCGCGCGCCGGAGGCGGCCAGCTACCTGGCAGGCAGCGAGATCGATATCGAGGTCAACCTCGGCGGCGGCGGATCGAGTTCAGCTACGGTCTGGACGTGCGACCTCAGCGCGGAGTACGTCCGGATCAATGCGGAATATCGGACATAG
- a CDS encoding DUF2339 domain-containing protein: MRVLSGLIFLAFVCFTVLVLPILAFLRTHRLRNELDELRAELARRGDDLERVRSTLHKLMAERPGTAASVPTDAGRVTPLAPAASVAGITDAAPRVASYQKPVAAAPPIVAPVPLTTASSADRGPAPAADVSTPEGATRSLGGVSAETVPGPSAPPVQADRVSDTLETTIGGRWQLYAGMAVLLLGLGFFIKYAFDNQWINETTRVVLGGVIGIGMVTGGLAISGRGYRLYGEIVAGGGFVAMYFSTYAAFNFYGLVAQPVAFGLMVIISVGAAFVADRESSQGLAFVAVLGGFATPFLVGRNEDAQVVLLTYDAILVAGTMLLAQRRSWPAVNLASYLLTFLTFAAWASRYYTPDKYVTTEVFLTIFCGMFAYLLWTTRRARTETGDIVSVVLWTAPAAFHVASLNNLLPHSLPLLVYLTIVTLVGVLASVKFDRAWVRLAVFAVTTPVFLEWLTRHTTPGWRVGSLVVMLAMYGMHLIAQGERISRKGSDQWPVGDLVLFHANGLALFGGAYLVVDAFAPQMASSLALGLALWHFGMAWYFGALTGDAGPNSLALGFAFVGFAIGLEFDDWMRIVGWTAESVAVVWVGLRTRRDWMRLGGTLLLAGTTVRLMSVGFFDAAAGFTPVFNARFGVTLVIVAACYALAYLHKREGADLGDRAAPEIGMFIIAANLLTVLLISTEISFYWRMRAAEDANADLARLTSLSVAWAIYGTALIIVGINRRYAPVRYLALALLALTVGKVFLVDLSRLGSIYRIIGFIGLGLALLLGSWLYQKYRGVILGTDR, from the coding sequence ATGCGCGTGCTGTCCGGGCTGATCTTCCTGGCCTTCGTCTGTTTCACCGTCCTCGTCCTGCCTATTCTGGCCTTTCTCAGGACGCATCGCCTGCGGAACGAATTGGACGAGCTGCGCGCCGAACTGGCGCGGCGGGGCGACGATCTGGAGCGAGTTCGCTCCACACTGCACAAGCTCATGGCGGAACGGCCCGGAACAGCGGCCTCCGTGCCGACTGATGCGGGTCGAGTGACGCCGCTGGCTCCCGCAGCCTCAGTTGCCGGCATCACCGACGCCGCTCCGCGTGTGGCGTCGTATCAGAAGCCGGTGGCGGCCGCACCGCCCATTGTCGCGCCTGTGCCCTTGACGACCGCGTCTTCGGCCGACCGCGGCCCCGCCCCGGCGGCGGACGTATCGACTCCGGAGGGTGCGACCCGCTCGCTCGGCGGCGTGTCGGCTGAGACAGTTCCCGGTCCCTCCGCGCCGCCGGTTCAGGCCGACCGCGTATCCGACACGCTCGAGACCACGATCGGGGGGCGCTGGCAGCTGTATGCGGGGATGGCGGTGCTGTTGCTCGGCCTGGGGTTCTTCATCAAGTACGCCTTTGACAACCAGTGGATCAACGAGACGACCCGCGTGGTGCTGGGCGGCGTCATCGGGATCGGCATGGTCACTGGCGGCTTGGCGATCTCGGGCCGGGGCTACCGCCTCTATGGAGAGATCGTCGCGGGTGGCGGCTTTGTCGCGATGTACTTCTCGACCTACGCGGCGTTCAACTTCTACGGCTTGGTGGCGCAGCCCGTCGCGTTCGGATTGATGGTCATCATCTCGGTTGGCGCTGCCTTCGTCGCGGACCGGGAGAGCTCGCAGGGCCTTGCCTTTGTCGCCGTGCTCGGCGGATTCGCGACCCCGTTTCTCGTGGGCCGCAACGAGGATGCCCAGGTGGTGCTGCTCACGTACGACGCGATCCTGGTTGCCGGAACCATGCTGCTGGCCCAACGCCGGAGCTGGCCGGCCGTGAATCTGGCGAGCTACCTGCTGACGTTTCTCACGTTTGCCGCCTGGGCCTCGCGGTACTACACGCCCGACAAGTACGTCACGACCGAGGTGTTCCTGACGATCTTCTGCGGGATGTTCGCTTACCTGCTCTGGACCACCAGGCGTGCCCGCACCGAAACGGGCGACATCGTCTCGGTGGTGTTGTGGACGGCCCCCGCCGCGTTTCATGTCGCGTCGCTCAATAACCTCCTGCCGCACTCGTTGCCGCTGCTCGTCTACCTGACGATCGTGACGCTGGTCGGCGTGCTGGCGAGTGTGAAGTTCGATAGAGCGTGGGTGAGGCTGGCGGTGTTTGCGGTGACGACCCCCGTGTTCCTGGAGTGGCTGACGAGGCACACCACGCCTGGCTGGCGCGTGGGCAGCCTGGTGGTGATGCTGGCGATGTACGGGATGCACTTGATCGCGCAGGGCGAGCGGATCAGCCGAAAGGGCTCGGACCAGTGGCCCGTCGGCGACCTGGTGCTCTTCCACGCCAACGGCCTCGCGCTGTTTGGCGGAGCCTACCTGGTCGTCGATGCGTTTGCGCCACAGATGGCCTCGTCGCTGGCGCTGGGTCTGGCGCTATGGCATTTCGGCATGGCGTGGTACTTCGGCGCGCTCACGGGCGACGCCGGCCCCAACAGCCTGGCGCTTGGATTCGCCTTCGTGGGCTTCGCGATCGGCCTGGAGTTCGACGACTGGATGAGGATCGTCGGATGGACCGCGGAATCGGTGGCCGTGGTGTGGGTCGGGCTGCGGACCAGACGCGACTGGATGCGCCTCGGCGGAACCTTGCTGCTGGCGGGCACGACCGTCCGGCTGATGTCAGTCGGGTTCTTCGATGCAGCGGCCGGATTCACACCGGTCTTCAACGCCCGCTTCGGCGTCACGCTCGTCATCGTTGCCGCCTGTTACGCGCTGGCGTATCTCCACAAACGCGAGGGAGCCGACTTGGGCGATCGTGCCGCTCCCGAAATCGGCATGTTCATCATCGCAGCCAACCTGTTGACGGTGCTGCTCATCTCGACCGAGATCAGCTTCTACTGGCGGATGCGGGCGGCTGAGGACGCCAACGCTGATCTCGCCAGGCTGACCTCTCTCTCGGTTGCCTGGGCCATCTACGGGACGGCTCTCATCATCGTCGGCATCAACCGGCGGTACGCGCCGGTGCGCTATCTGGCGCTCGCGCTGCTCGCGCTCACCGTGGGGAAGGTGTTCCTGGTTGACCTGTCGAGGCTGGGCAGCATCTACCGCATCATCGGCTTCATCGGCCTGGGACTGGCACTCCTGCTGGGCTCGTGGCTGTATCAGAAGTACCGCGGCGTGATACTGGGGACGGACAGATAG
- the argB gene encoding acetylglutamate kinase — protein sequence MSRPTILKLGGELLEEVDAMQAIAATIASIARRVPLVVVHGGGREIDAALVESGISKRQVDGIRVTDEATLTVVVRVLAGTINTRLVAAIAAAGGQPVGLTGADANVAPVEAAPPMRTAAGDTVSLGRVGRPVNNGVPHLLHHLLAGRYVPVVASIGADTAGSLYNINADTMAGALAERLWAERLVIAGTSSGVVDHDARTIGELSASVEQKLIESGTANAGMLAKLQACRAALRAGVGSVLIVNGRDPSRLESAVIWGESGDGSLTRVVP from the coding sequence ATGAGCCGGCCAACGATTCTCAAGCTGGGCGGCGAACTGCTCGAAGAGGTGGACGCCATGCAGGCCATCGCCGCGACAATCGCTTCGATCGCCCGGCGCGTCCCGCTGGTGGTCGTTCACGGCGGCGGCCGCGAAATCGATGCCGCGCTGGTGGAATCCGGCATTTCAAAACGGCAGGTTGACGGGATCCGCGTAACCGACGAGGCGACACTGACGGTGGTGGTACGCGTGCTGGCCGGAACCATCAACACGAGACTGGTGGCGGCCATCGCCGCAGCCGGCGGTCAGCCGGTCGGGTTGACCGGCGCGGATGCGAACGTCGCTCCGGTCGAAGCCGCGCCACCCATGCGCACGGCCGCTGGAGACACGGTGTCGCTTGGCCGCGTGGGACGTCCCGTCAACAATGGTGTCCCCCACCTGTTGCATCACCTGCTGGCGGGGCGCTATGTGCCGGTGGTCGCCAGCATTGGCGCCGACACGGCCGGTTCCCTCTACAACATCAACGCCGACACGATGGCCGGCGCACTGGCCGAGCGGCTCTGGGCAGAGCGCCTGGTCATCGCGGGCACTTCGTCTGGCGTGGTGGATCACGACGCGCGCACGATCGGCGAACTCAGCGCATCGGTCGAGCAGAAGCTGATCGAATCGGGCACGGCCAATGCCGGCATGCTCGCCAAGCTGCAGGCGTGCCGCGCGGCGCTCAGAGCCGGGGTCGGCTCGGTGTTGATCGTCAACGGCCGGGACCCATCGCGACTCGAATCGGCGGTCATTTGGGGTGAGTCCGGCGACGGCTCACTAACCAGGGTGGTGCCATGA
- the argC gene encoding N-acetyl-gamma-glutamyl-phosphate reductase: protein MLQVDRAPIRVGIAGATGYAGVELVRLLARHPAVRLTLATSSGRRDPIRLPALAKIWDDPIGPLDTRALAEACDVVCLALPEHASAALGTELVASGRRVIDLSGAFRVRDAAARSAWYPDTVSVPDGTLYALPERCGAALAEARLASCPGCYPTAALLALLPLVDSHLIEGDVIIDAKSGISGAGKAPSDRTHFSETHGSVAAYAVAGHRHGVEMEQELGRAVTFVPHLVPLNRGIFETIYARLAPGATAASIAQAFDAAYTGAPFVRLCGDALPEIKHVAYTHFCDIGWRADEGARRLIVVSCLDNLLKGAASQAVQNLNLMLGLDERTGLSA from the coding sequence ATGCTGCAGGTTGATCGCGCCCCCATTCGTGTCGGTATCGCCGGAGCCACCGGGTACGCCGGCGTCGAACTGGTGCGCCTGCTCGCCCGGCATCCGGCCGTGCGCCTGACGCTCGCGACGTCTTCGGGCCGCCGCGATCCCATCCGGCTCCCCGCGCTGGCGAAGATCTGGGACGACCCCATCGGACCTCTCGACACCCGGGCGCTGGCGGAGGCCTGCGACGTGGTGTGCCTGGCCCTGCCCGAACACGCCTCGGCGGCACTTGGCACCGAACTGGTCGCATCGGGCCGACGCGTGATCGATCTGTCCGGCGCCTTCCGGGTCCGCGACGCGGCCGCTCGATCGGCGTGGTATCCCGATACCGTCAGCGTGCCCGACGGCACTCTCTACGCTCTGCCCGAACGGTGCGGAGCGGCGCTCGCGGAGGCAAGACTCGCATCCTGTCCTGGCTGCTACCCGACAGCGGCCTTGCTGGCGCTGCTTCCGCTGGTGGACTCGCATCTGATCGAGGGCGACGTGATCATCGACGCCAAATCGGGCATCTCGGGCGCGGGCAAGGCGCCGAGCGATCGGACACACTTCTCCGAGACCCATGGCAGCGTGGCCGCTTACGCGGTGGCCGGCCACCGTCACGGTGTCGAGATGGAACAGGAGCTGGGCCGAGCCGTCACGTTCGTGCCGCACCTGGTCCCGCTCAACCGAGGAATCTTCGAGACCATCTACGCCAGGCTCGCTCCGGGTGCGACCGCCGCGTCGATTGCTCAGGCGTTTGATGCCGCGTACACCGGCGCCCCCTTCGTTCGGCTGTGCGGCGACGCGCTGCCGGAAATCAAGCACGTGGCCTACACCCACTTTTGCGACATCGGCTGGCGCGCAGACGAGGGCGCGCGCCGGCTGATCGTCGTGTCGTGCCTCGATAACCTGCTGAAGGGCGCCGCCAGCCAGGCTGTGCAGAATCTGAATCTGATGCTCGGACTCGACGAGCGGACGGGGTTGTCTGCATGA
- a CDS encoding arginine repressor (regulates arginine biosynthesis when complexed with arginine by binding at site that overlap the promotors of the arginine biosynthesis genes), translating into MAMKTQRQAAILALVDHERISSHEHLRRKLRAGGFSVTQATLSRDLKEMGLVKNAADGAYHRPGGEVTNPIVAAARLQHAVAELLVGIDRAGQLVVLRTNLAQAQPLAAAIDAAALDGVVGSIGGEDTVLVVCRNARVAAGVATALQRMTRA; encoded by the coding sequence ATGGCCATGAAGACACAACGGCAAGCCGCCATTCTCGCCCTGGTCGATCACGAGCGGATCTCGAGTCACGAGCATCTCCGGAGGAAGCTGCGCGCGGGCGGATTCTCGGTCACTCAGGCCACGCTGTCGCGCGATCTCAAAGAGATGGGGCTGGTCAAGAACGCGGCGGACGGGGCGTACCACCGTCCGGGCGGCGAGGTCACCAACCCGATCGTTGCCGCCGCACGCCTGCAGCACGCAGTGGCGGAATTGCTGGTTGGAATCGACCGCGCGGGACAACTCGTTGTCCTGAGGACCAACCTCGCGCAGGCCCAGCCGCTGGCGGCCGCGATTGACGCCGCCGCCCTCGATGGCGTGGTCGGCTCAATTGGGGGTGAAGACACGGTGCTCGTGGTGTGCCGGAACGCCCGCGTGGCGGCCGGCGTCGCGACGGCCCTGCAGCGGATGACGCGGGCGTAG